From Deinococcus humi, the proteins below share one genomic window:
- a CDS encoding helicase HerA domain-containing protein encodes MLPYWDLYRDVLVLTDGRLMYGFYFEPPTHIHFTPDSLLRRSARLKAVFDLAIPDGETMTTYTSLRGAHEDAVADTRRYADACSDPVIRELTHARAALLESKISKGEVSHWRFFATVTVTPSREDRFTADTAPSAREIEDAVKGALALQAGTVAQMNASGFRATAMTQQDVFDECFLYLNPGWPSAPAFVPQEERSISSSRRGLPDQQTLMRQLTASVGSNLDAGYYAAGDRYVDVLSVSRLPEYTETGYLRSITEDLHGTYYVVVQAQRESDYDVSNELEKKKNDLWTRVRSPGVIPNGKAVNLLEQIEMAQRLEGLESRFRAAVSVVLIAGTKDELDTMKRRARGNMSRLRAGLPITYGFQAEAQYFSLAPFAGGFSGFQFSPYTSNVVDIFPPVSPWKGFDEGAITFQNRDKSLIRFDLFTKSTITAHFCVFAPTGSGKTVLVQSLYNAELARYPDAVLLVTDAKQDFESFFKSIQDAQIIHFGYGSETRLNVFDLEDGAALPDGDKLASLMSFVRIFVEPPVNDLREKGYEDVAIMEGIMAIYVQFAQEDRTPQMSDLYRMLTIIENYTDDGRRMEPQVIDAARSAAVRLRKALGSSPVAPFVDCQSNVTLNARRLYFSIYGIPEDDDLMKRVANHIIKNTIWSVARKYERGIKKFVFMDEFENQVQTDQELDAVKRMLRVFRSFGVSFGMGTQSVAASAHFGDLRDSFSHLFIGRYSKDVARDVVRVLSLPEVMEETLPTLNNVVGQYSEFALLVQASGEAGGAGTRVGDVIQVQESKLALWMFNSGNDEVAQKGPYIERAGGDVLKGVKNLVLDKFGGYL; translated from the coding sequence GTGTTGCCGTACTGGGATCTTTACAGGGACGTGCTGGTCCTGACCGATGGACGGCTGATGTACGGCTTTTATTTTGAGCCGCCCACGCACATCCACTTCACCCCGGACAGTTTGTTGCGCCGCAGCGCCCGCCTCAAGGCGGTGTTTGACCTGGCCATTCCTGACGGCGAGACCATGACGACCTACACCAGCCTGCGCGGCGCACACGAAGACGCCGTGGCGGATACCCGCCGGTACGCCGACGCCTGCTCGGACCCGGTGATCCGGGAGCTGACCCACGCCCGCGCCGCGCTGCTTGAAAGCAAGATCAGCAAAGGGGAGGTGTCCCACTGGCGCTTTTTTGCCACGGTGACGGTCACGCCTTCCAGAGAGGACCGCTTCACGGCAGACACCGCCCCCAGCGCCAGAGAGATCGAAGACGCCGTAAAGGGTGCACTCGCGCTCCAGGCTGGGACAGTGGCCCAGATGAATGCCAGCGGCTTCCGGGCCACGGCGATGACGCAGCAAGACGTGTTCGACGAGTGCTTCCTGTACCTCAACCCTGGCTGGCCCAGCGCGCCCGCATTCGTTCCCCAGGAGGAGCGCTCGATCAGCAGTAGCCGCCGGGGCCTGCCGGACCAGCAGACCCTGATGCGCCAGCTCACGGCCAGCGTGGGGAGCAATCTGGACGCCGGGTACTACGCCGCTGGAGACCGCTACGTGGACGTGCTGAGCGTCAGCCGCCTGCCGGAATACACCGAGACGGGTTACCTGCGGAGCATCACTGAAGACCTGCACGGCACGTATTACGTCGTGGTGCAGGCCCAGCGTGAGAGTGATTACGACGTGTCCAACGAGCTTGAGAAGAAAAAGAACGACCTCTGGACGCGGGTGCGGTCTCCTGGGGTCATCCCCAACGGCAAGGCCGTCAATCTGCTGGAACAGATTGAAATGGCCCAGCGGCTCGAAGGGCTGGAATCCCGCTTCAGGGCGGCGGTCTCCGTGGTGCTGATCGCCGGAACGAAAGACGAACTGGACACCATGAAGCGCAGGGCCAGAGGCAACATGTCACGCCTCCGCGCGGGCCTGCCGATCACCTACGGCTTCCAGGCCGAGGCCCAGTATTTCTCCCTTGCGCCGTTTGCCGGGGGCTTCAGCGGCTTCCAGTTCAGCCCGTACACCAGCAACGTGGTCGACATTTTCCCCCCGGTTTCCCCCTGGAAGGGGTTTGACGAGGGCGCGATCACCTTCCAGAACCGCGACAAGTCCCTGATCCGCTTCGATCTGTTTACCAAAAGCACCATCACGGCGCACTTTTGCGTCTTTGCCCCCACCGGGAGCGGGAAGACCGTGCTGGTGCAGTCGCTCTACAACGCCGAACTGGCCAGGTACCCGGACGCCGTGTTGCTCGTGACCGACGCCAAGCAGGACTTCGAGTCTTTCTTCAAATCCATTCAGGACGCGCAGATCATCCATTTTGGGTATGGATCAGAGACCCGCCTGAACGTCTTTGATCTGGAGGACGGAGCCGCCCTTCCAGACGGCGACAAGCTGGCCTCCTTGATGTCCTTTGTGCGCATCTTCGTCGAACCGCCCGTGAACGACCTGCGCGAGAAGGGCTATGAGGACGTGGCGATCATGGAAGGCATCATGGCCATTTATGTGCAGTTCGCCCAGGAGGACCGCACGCCGCAAATGTCGGACCTGTACCGGATGCTGACCATCATCGAGAACTACACCGACGATGGCCGCCGCATGGAACCCCAGGTGATAGACGCCGCGCGCAGCGCCGCCGTGCGCCTGCGAAAAGCCCTCGGCTCCAGCCCGGTTGCGCCGTTCGTGGACTGCCAGAGCAACGTGACCCTGAACGCCCGCCGATTGTACTTCTCCATCTACGGCATTCCAGAAGACGATGATCTGATGAAGCGGGTGGCCAACCACATCATCAAGAACACCATCTGGTCTGTCGCCAGGAAGTACGAGCGCGGCATCAAGAAATTCGTGTTCATGGACGAGTTCGAGAACCAGGTGCAGACCGACCAAGAACTGGACGCCGTGAAACGGATGCTCCGGGTGTTCCGTTCCTTCGGGGTGTCCTTTGGAATGGGCACGCAGTCTGTGGCGGCCTCGGCCCATTTCGGCGACTTGCGCGACAGTTTCTCGCACCTGTTTATCGGGCGCTACAGCAAGGACGTGGCCAGGGACGTGGTGCGGGTGCTGAGCCTGCCCGAAGTCATGGAGGAGACCCTGCCCACCCTGAACAACGTCGTGGGCCAGTACAGCGAGTTCGCCCTCCTCGTGCAGGCCAGCGGGGAGGCCGGTGGGGCCGGAACCCGTGTGGGCGACGTGATCCAGGTGCAGGAAAGCAAGCTGGCCTTGTGGATGTTCAACAGCGGCAATGACGAGGTTGCACAGAAGGGTCCTTACATCGAGCGCGCAGGGGGCGACGTCCTGAAAGGTGTCAAAAACCTCGTGCTGGACAAGTTTGGAGGCTACCTGTGA